The genomic window ACAGGTTGTTCTCTTGCATATCCAACTCCTGATGGAGTACCTGTCATTATAACTGTTCCTGGCAGAAGTGTAAATTGCTTTGATAAATAACTGACAACTTCAAAAGGTGAAAATATCATATATGAACTATTTGAGTCCTGCATAACTTTTCCATTAACTCTTGACTGTATTCTTAAATTATCTGGATTGACTTCTGTTTCTATCCATGGACCAATAGGGCAAAATGTATCAAATGATTTACCTCTTGCCCATTGTTTATCCCTCTTAAATTGACAGTCCCTCGCACTTACATCATTTCCACATGTATATCCAAAAATGTAATTTCTAACTTCCTTTTCAGATACATTTTTTGCTCTTTTGCCAATAATTATGCATAACTCAGCTTCATAATCAACATAATCAGGAGCAACAGAAGGTAAAAATATTGGGGATAGATGA from bacterium includes these protein-coding regions:
- a CDS encoding fumarylacetoacetate hydrolase family protein, with protein sequence MKIVKFLKNNKENYGIYKGDFIEVIKWQPFIDDFEETGERVNIEEIKFLPPVFPPNIIALGLNYKEHAQESKMDLPEEPVIFLKATTSITGHLSPIFLPSVAPDYVDYEAELCIIIGKRAKNVSEKEVRNYIFGYTCGNDVSARDCQFKRDKQWARGKSFDTFCPIGPWIETEVNPDNLRIQSRVNGKVMQDSNSSYMIFSPFEVVSYLSKQFTLLPGTVIMTGTPSGVGYAREQPVFLRDGDIVEVEIEGIGILKNYVKSEIGNYVE